The Amycolatopsis methanolica 239 nucleotide sequence GTGCGGCCACCCTCGCGGCCGAAGCCCGACTCCTGGTAGCCGCCGAACGGCGCCGCCGGGTCGAAGCGGTTGAACGTGTTGGCCCAGACCACCCCGGCGCGCAGCCGGTTCGCCGTCCACAGGATCCGCGAGCCCTTCTCGCTCCAGATCCCGGCGGAAAGCCCGTAGGGCGTGTTGTTGGCCTTCGCGACCGCCTCGTCCGGCGTGCGGAACGTGAGCACCGACAGCACCGGCCCGAAGATCTCCTCGCGCGCGATCCGCATCGACTGGTGCACGCCGGAGAACACCGTGGGCGCGAAGAAGAACCCGCGGTCGGGCACCGGGCACGGGCTGGTCCACCGCTGCGCGCCCTCGGCCTCGCCGGAGTCGGCCAGCTCGCGGATCCTGGTCAGCTGCTCGGCCGAGTTGATCGCGCCGACGTCGGTGTTCTTGTCCAGCGGATCGCCCAGCCGCAGCGTGGAGATCCGGTGCCGCAGCTTGTCCAGCAGCTCCTCGGCGACGGACTCCTGCGCGAGCAGGCGCGAACCGGCGCAGCACACGTGGCCCTGGTTGAAGAAGATGCCGTTGACGATGCCCTCGACGGCCTGGTCCAGCGGCGCGTCGTCGAAGACCACGTTCGCGGCCTTCCCGCCCAGCTCCAGCGTGAGCCGCTTGGGCGTGCCCGCGACCTGGCGCTGGATGAGCTTGCCGACCTCGGTCGACCCGGTGAACGCGATCTTGTCGATGCCTGGGTGCCCGACCAGCCGCGCGCCGACGTCCCCGGCGCCCGGCAGGATGTTCACCACCCCCGGCGGCAGCCCGGCCTGCTGGCAGATCTCGCCGAACACGAGCGCCGTGAGCGGGGTCGTCTCGGCCGGCTTGAGCACCACGGTGTTGCCGGTGGCCAGCGCGGGCGCGATCTTCCACGCCAGCATCAGCAGCGGGAAGTTCCACGGGATGATCTGCCCGGCGACGCCCAGCGGCTTCGGGTCCGGCCCGTAGCCGGCGTAGTCGAGCTTGTCGGCCCAGCCCGCGTGGTAGAAGAAGTGCGCGGCGACCAGCGGCAGGTCCGAGTCGCGGGACTCCTTGATCGGCTTGCCGTTGTCCAGCGTCTCCAGCACAGCCAGCTCACGCGAGCGTTCCTGGATCAGCCGCGCGATGCGGAACAGGTACTTCGCGCGCTCGCTGCCCGGCATCGGGCCCCACGTCTTCTCGAACGCCTTGCGCGCGGCCTTCACCGCGGTGTCGATGTCGGCGGCGCTCGCGGTCGAGACTTCGGCGAGGACCTCCTCGGTGGCCGGGTTGACGGTCTTGAGCGGTTCGCCGCCGCCGTCGACGAACTCGCCGTCGATGAACGGCCGGTAGCTCGGCTTGAGGTTCGCCAGGTCGCGCGACTCGGGCGCGGGCGCGTACTCGAAGACAGGCATCAGTCCACCGCCACGTAGTCGGGGCCGCTGTAGTGGCCGTCGTGCTGGGTGCGCCGCTGCAGCAGCAGGTCGTTGAGCAGGCTGGACGCGCCGAAGCGGAACAGCTCCGGGGTGAGCCACTGCTCGCCGGCGACCTCGTGCACGGCGACGAGGTACTTGATCGCGTCCTTCGTGGTGCGGATGCCGCCTGCCGGCTTGACGCCGCGCAGTTCGCCGGTGGTGGTGAACCAGTCGCGGACGGCCTGCAGCATCACGTGCGTGACGGGCAGCGTCGCGGCGGGGGAGACCTTGCCGGTGGAGGTCTTGATGAAGTCGCCGCCCGCCAGCAGGGCCAGCCAGGAGGCGCGGCGCACGTTGTCGTAGGTGACCAGCTCGCCGGTCTCCAGGATGACCTTCAGGTGCGCGTCGCCACAGGCGGCCTTGACGGCCTGGATGTCCTCGAACACCTCGCCGTAGCGGCCTTCGAGGAACGCGCCCCGGTCGATCACCATGTCGACCTCGGTCGCACCGGACTCCACGGCCAGCGCCACGTCGGCGAGCTTCACCTGCCGGGACGACCGCCCCGACGGGAAGGCCGTGGCGACGCTCGCGACGCCGATGCCGGTGCCCTTGAGCCCGTCGACGGCCGTCGCGACGAGGTCCGGGTACACGCACACCGCGGCGACCTGCGGCGTGTCCGGCCGCTCCGGGTCGGGACGCCGCGCCTTCGCGGTCAGCGCGCGGACCTTGCCGTGTGTGTCGGCGCCCTCGAGCGTGGTCAGGTCGACCATCGAGATCGCGGTGTCGATGGCCCAGAGTTTGCTGGACTTCTTGATGCTGCGGGTGGCCAGGGCGGTGGCCCGGGCTTCGACCCCGACCTGGTCCACACCGGGCAGGCCGTGCAGGAAGCGCCGGAGGCTCGCGTCGTCGCGGGTGGCGTCGGCGAGAGCGGCCGGCAGGGTGGGTGCGCTCACCCGCCAGAGTCTAGTTGCGGGGTCTGACTCTTCCGCGGCTTGCGCACGACCGTGACCGCGCCCCAGAACGCGAGCCCGGTGACCTTGACGACCGGCGCGCCCGGCGGCGGGGGCTGCGTGGACGCGCCGCCGCGGTCCTGGCTCTCGAACGCGCCCATGAAACCGACGCCGGTGACCTCGACGATGATGTCGTCGGGCACCACGATGTCGATGCCGCCCATGATCGCGACGGCCGTGATGGTGGTGTGCCGTTCGCTGAACCGGGCGCTGCGCAGGTCCATTTCGACGCCGCCCCAGAACGCGACGCTGGTGTGCTCCGGCGGCACTGTCCACGGGCCCTTGCGGGTGACGCCGGACATGACGGCGACGGAGGCCTTCGAGCCGGGCACCCCGCCGATCCGGTCGTCCGGGGTGAGCGCCCGCGGCGCGGCGGGCTGCACGGCGGCCGATGACACCCCCGGCAGGTCCGCGACCGGCGGCTCCAGTTCGGCGAGCGTCTTGGCGGCGTACACGGTGTCGAGCCGCTCTTCCAGTTCCTGCACCGTGATCCGCCCCTCGGCGAGCGCGTTGTGCAGGATCTGCGCGACCCGTTCCCGGTCCGCGTCGGAGGCCCGCATCGGCCGGCGCTCGGGGGTCCCAGGCTGTTCCACCGCGCGAGCCTATCGGGGTCCGCCTGCTTCCGGGTCACCTTCCGGAGACTGTTCCCTCCACGCCGACGATCCACCCCCGTCGTCGGCTACCGTGACGCTCCATGGACGTGCTTGTCGTCGATCATCCGCTGGCCAAGGCCAGGCTGTCGACCATGCGTGACGCCCGCACGGACAGCGCGGCCTTCCGGGCGGCCCTGCACGAGCTGACCGTCATGCTGATCTACGAGGCCACCCGCGAGGCGCCGGTGCGCACCGAACGCATCCACACGCCGGTCGCCCGCACCGACGCGTACCGGCTCGCGAACCCGCCGCTGCTGGTGCCCGTCCTGCGCGCCGGGCTGGGCATGGCCGACCAGGCGCACAAGCTGATCCCCGAGGCGCAGATGGGTTTCGTCGGCCTGGCGCGCGACGAGGAGACCCTCCAGCCGACCCCGTACATGGAGTCGCTGCCCGACGACCTGTCCGACCGCCCGGTGTTCGTCCTCGACCCGATGCTCGCCACCGGCGGCTCGATGGAGTACACGATCCGGCTGCTGACCGGCCGCGGCGCCACCGACGTCACCGCGATCTGCGCACTCGCCGCGCCGGAGGGGATCAAGCACCTGCAGGACAGCGGCCTGCCGGTCCGCGTGGTCACCGCGAGCGTCGACGAACGGCTCAACGACTCCGGCTTCATAGTCCCCGGCCTCGGCGACGCGGGTGACCGTCAATACGGTGCCCGCTGACCCGTACTGGAACAGCAATGTCGCCCGGCACGCGGGGATCCTGCGTGCCGGGCCGGACGGCTGTGCGGAAGCGCTGGACGCCGCTGCGGCGACGGGCTGCTCGCGCGGAACCCGGCGGGCAGCGCGAAGCGGGTCACCGGGATCGACAGCTCGCCGGAAATGATCGCCCGCGCCCGCGAACAGGCCTGCGGTCCCCGGCTCGTCGAGGACGACTTCCTCGCCGCGGGCCTCCCCACCGGATACTACGACTTCGTCTGCTCGTCACCGCGATCCACCACATGGCGTTCGAGCCGGCGCTGGCCCGCATGCGGGACCTGCTGCGGCCGGGCGGCACGCTCGTCGTCGGCCTGGCGCGCGAGGCGACCTTGGCGGACTGCGCGATCTGGGCCGCGGCCACCCTGGTCGTGCGGATCACCAAGGTGCTGCGCCGGGCGAGCGTCCCGGCAGGCGTGCCGACCGCCAAACCGGCGATGAGCTACCGCGAGGTCAGCGACGCGGCCCGGCGCCTCATGCCCGGCGTGCGCTACCGGCGGCGCCTCCTCCGCCGCTACTCCCTGACCTGGGTCAAGCGCCACCCGTCGGCGTGAGCGCGCAGCGCCGCCTCGTAGGACGCGACCACGTCTAAGTCCCTCGGCAGGTTCCCGTTCAGCTCCAGCGACACCAGCCCGTGCACGATGCCCCACGCGCTGACCGCGATCACCTCGGGCGCGACCGCCCGGAACACTCCGGCGGAGATCGCCGCGCGCACGGTGTCGACCAGCGGCGCGAGCGAGTCCCGCGCGGTCCGCGTCGCCTCCGCGCCCGGCTCGAACCCGGGCAGGGCCTTGGTGAACATGATCGAGTACAGGTGCGGGTCGGCCAGCGCGCTCTCCCGGTAGGCCAGCCCGAGCCGCACGAAGTCCTCCACCGGGTCGCCGGAGCGCGAGATGCCCCGCAACCGCGCCCCGAACCGCCGGAACCCCTCCAGGTAGACGGCGTTGACCAGCTCGGGTTTGCCGCCGAACAGCGAGTACACCGCGGTGGTCGAAGTGCCCACGTCGGCGGCGAGCTTGCGCAGGCTGAGCGCTTTCGGCCCGTCCGCCGACAGCAGCTCACCGGCCCGGTCGAGCAGTTTCAGCCGGAGTGCTTCGTCGTGGGTCCGGGGTCGCGGCATGCCCCAAGGCTATCGCGACACCGTTATCGTTCCCCTCGTTCCGGAGTTGACCTGGAGTGCACTCCAGGTCGTAGTGTCGGCAGCATGAGCTACTCGATAGCGGAAGCCGCACGTCGCAGCGGGCTGTCGATCGACACCCTCCGCTACTACGAGCGCATCAAACTCCTCGACCCGCCCGCCAGGGACACCGCGGGCAGGCGGGCCTACTCCGACGCCGACCTCGCGTGGCTGGAGTTCCTCACCAAGCTCCGCACCACGGGCATGCCGATCAAGATGATGCGGGAGTACGCGCAGCTGCGCGCCGCCGGTGACGCCAGCGCCGGCCGCCGCCGCGCGATCCTGCTCGAACAGCGCCGGTCCGTCGCCGAGCGCATCGCCGAACTCCAGGCCTGCATGGACGTCCTGAACTACAAGATCGAGAACTACGACCGCATCTGCGCCCGTGTCCCGGGCGCCGTCAGCGTGGTCCGGGAGGAGATCTCCGCGTGATCGGCACGAGGAAGCTCGGCGAGCTGGAGGTCGGCGCGCAGGGCCTTGGCTGCATGGGCATGAGCCAGGCCTACGGGGTGCGCGGTGACGACGCGGAGTCGATCGCGACGATCCACCGCGCGCTGGAGCTGGGCGTGACGCTGCTGGACACCGCCGACGTGTACGGCGCGGGGGCCAACGAGGAGCTGGTCGGCCGCGCGATCGCGGGCAAGCGGGATCAGGTCGTGCTGGCCACGAAGTTCGGCATCGTCCTCGGCGCCGAGGGGCAGCAGGTGCGCGGTGACGCGGCTTACGTCCGCCAGTGTGCGGAGGACTCGCTGCGCCGCCTCGGCGTCGACCACATCGACCTCTACTACCAGCACCGGGTCGACCCGGCCGTCCCGGTCGAGGAGACCTGGGGCGCGCTGTCCGAGCTGGTCGCCGAGGGCAAGGTCCGTCACCTTGGCATCTCCGAGGCGTCCGCGGAGACCATCCGCAGGGCGCACGCCGTCCACCCGGTGACGGCGCTGCAGAGCGAATGGAGCCTGTGGACCCGCGGGATCGAGGACGAGGTGGTGCCGGCGTGCCGCGAGCTGGGCATCGGGATCGTGCCGTTCTCGCCGCTCGGCCGCGGGTTCCTGACCGGCAGCATCACCAAGGTGGACGAGCTGCCGTCCGACGACATGCGCCGCAACCTGCCGCGCTTTGCCGAGGGCAACCTGGACCGGAACCTGCGCATCGTCGAGGCGCTGCGGAAGCTGGCGGCGGAGAAGGGCGTGACCGCCGGCCAGCTGGCGCTGGCCTGGGTGCAGAGCCGGGGCGTGGACGTCGTCCCCATCCCGGGCACGAAGCGCCGGAAGTACCTGGAGGAGAACGTGGCCGCCGCCGCGCTCGAACTGTCCGAAGCGGACATCCGGAGCATCGAGGCGGCCGTTCCCGCGGAGGCCGTGGCGGGGGAGCGCTACCCGGCGGCCCTGGCTCGCAACGTCGGCAAGTGAGGCAGGTGGCCTGATCAGGCCATCGCCACACCGACCGCCGTCGTGATCATCGCGGCGGCGAGCAGCACCGCGCCGCTGACGGTGACGCCGTGGGCGAGCGGTTTCCGGCCCGGCAGCAGGTTGAGGAACATCCCGCCGGACTGCGCGAGGATCCCGACCAGCAGCAGGAGGCAGACCACCCACTGGCCGGCGGCGCCGAGACCGCCCGCGGCGACGAGTTGCAGGGTGATCAGCGCCAGAACGAGCAGCACACCGGCGTGCGCGTGCCCGGCGCGGAAGTATGCCCGCTGCTCGTCGGTGAGCTTGCGCTTGCGCAGCAGGGCGAGCAGCGAGTAACCGCCGAACATCACCGTCGGCAGCGAAACCAGCGCGATCACGGTGAACAGCTGGGTGGAACCGGACAGGACGATCATCGCGAGCTTCCTCCTTGGGAGCGTTCCACCGCGATCGTAACAGTGTTACGTAACGTCGTTATTCCATCAGCCCCGCGGCGACGGTCGCGCCCAGCTCCCAGCAGCGTTCGAGGTCCGCCTTCGACGGTTCGCCGGTGACGGTGACGATCTCCGCGGCCTTCTCCCACCCGAGGCCCGTGGTGATCGACTCGATCCCGCGGACCGTCCCGGAGACGTCACTGCCGCCGTGCACGTAACACCCGAACGGGCGGCCGCGCGTCGAGTCCAGGCACGGGTAGTAGACCTGGTCGAAGAAGTGCTTGAGCGCCCCCGACATGTACCCGAGGTTGGCCGTGGTGCCGAGCAGGTAGCCGTCCGCGTCGAGCACGTCGGTGGCGGTGGCCGCGAGAGCCGCCCGCCGCACGACGGTGACCCCCTCGATCTCGTCGGTGGTCGCGCCTGCGACGACGGCCTCGAACATGGCCTGCAGGTTCGGTGAGGGCGTGTGGTGCACGATCAGCAAGGTGGGCACGCCTGGGGAGCGTGCCGTGGCCGATGCGCCGGTGCAACCGCGCCGGGGTGCCGGGCAGCCGCAATACCTCCTGGCCGGGGCTGCGGGGCGCGGCGGTGTAGAGGATGACCCGCCGGCCGCGGCGGGGGATGAGCACCACGTCGCTCTCGCCGGTCCGCGGGACCTACGCCTGGCTGCGTTGCGACCAAGGGGGTGCCACGCCAGCACCTCGTACTTCACGTCGACATCGAGCGCCGCTCGGCCCGGGGTCCAGGCGGCGTCGAACCCCGGGCGGCGGCCCGGCGGAGGGCCGTCGGGCCGCCGCCCGGGCCCAAAGGGCAGTTGATCAGCGCTTTTACCGTTAAGGGACCCCCCTGTTCGGGCCCCATTTCGGGGCATGTAATCTTCTCTTCGTCGCCAGGGAGACCGGGCCGGCGGGGAAGAAAAGCCCCAAGGGAACGGGATCCGGGCGGGGGGTCACGAACCAAGCTCCCACCGATGGTGGTAGAGTGGGTGACCGCCGCCGGATGAAACCACAGCGTAATTGGAGTTGCGAGACTTCGTGCGCTGGAGGGGTCGTCGGGTGACACAACAAAGCGTGTTGTTTGAGAACTCAACAGTGTATTGATGAGCTAAAGCCAGTTGATTAGCTAGAACCCTTTGTGGGTTCCTTTGAGGCTATGAGAATAGCCGGGTTTGATTTTCTGACATTGTTGGAGAGTTTGATCCTGGCTCAGGACGAACGCTGGCGGCGTGCTTAACACATGCAAGTCGAACGCTGAAGCATCTTCGGGTGTGGATGAGTGGCGAACGGGTGAGTAACACGTGGGTAACCTGCCCTGTACTTTGGGATAAGCCCTGGAAACGGGGTCTAATACCGAATATGACCTGTCGAGGCATCTCGGTGGGTGGAAAGTTTCGGCGGTACGGGATGGGCCCGCGGCCTATCAGCTTGTTGGTGGGGTAGTGGCCTACCAAGGCGACGACGGGTAGCCGGCCTGAGAGGGTGACCGGCCACACTGGGACTGAGACACGGCCCAGACTCCTACGGGAGGCAGCAGTGGGGAATATTGCACAATGGGCGGAAGCCTGATGCAGCGACGCCGCGTGAGGGATGACGGCCTTCGGGTTGTAAACCTCTTTCGCCAGGGACGAAGCGTAAGTGACGGTACCTGGAGAAGAAGCACCGGCTAACTACGTGCCAGCAGCCGCGGTAATACGTAGGGTGCAAGCGTTGTCCGGAATTATTGGGCGTAAAGAGCTCGTAGGCGGCTTGTCGCGTCTGCTGTGAAAATCCGGGGCTTAACTCCGGACCTGCAGTGGATACGGGCAGGCTTGAGTTCGGTAGGGGAGACTGGAATTCCTGGTGTAGCGGTGAAATGCGCAGATATCAGGAGGAACACCGGTGGCGAAGGCGGGTCTCTGGGCCGATACTGACGCTGAGGAGCGAAAGCGTGGGGAGCGAACAGGATTAGATACCCTGGTAGTCCACGCTGTAAACGTTGGGCGCTAGGTGTGGGCGACTTCCACGTTGTCCGTGCCGTAGCTAACGCATTAAGCGCCCCGCCTGGGGAGTACGGCCGCAAGGCTAAAACTCAAAGGAATTGACGGGGGCCCGCACAAGCGGCGGAGCATGTGGATTAATTCGATGCAACGCGAAGAACCTTACCTGGGCTTGACATGCACTGGAAACCGGCAGAGATGTCGGCCCCCTTGTGGCCGGTGTGCAGGTGGTGCATGGCTGTCGTCAGCTCGTGTCGTGAGATGTTGGGTTAAGTCCCGCAACGAGCGCAACCCTTGTCCTGTGTTGCCAGCGCGTAATGGCGGGGACTCGCGGGAGACTGCCGGGGTCAACTCGGAGGAAGGTGGGGATGACGTCAAGTCATCATGCCCCTTATGTCCAGGGCTTCACACATGCTACAATGGCTGGTACAGAGGGCTGCGATACCGTGAGGTGGAGCGAATCCCTTAAAGCCGGTCTCAGTTCGGATCGCAGTCTGCAACTCGACTGCGTGAAGTCGGAGTCGCTAGTAATCGCAGATCAGCAACGCTGCGGTGAATACGTTCCCGGGCCTTGTACACACCGCCCGTCACGTCATGAAAGTCGGTAACACCCGAAGCCCATGGCCCAACCCCTTGTGGGAGGGAGTGGTCGAAGGTGGGACTGGCGATTGGGACGAAGTCGTAACAAGGTAGCCGTACCGGAAGGTGCGGCTGGATCACCTCCTTTCTAAGGAGCAATTCACTTCCATCCCTTGGGGATGGAGTGGCTGAGTCTAGTGCCCGAGTGTGGTGCTGCTCAGACGCTCAAGGAATTGTGGACGGCTGGCTGATGCTCATCGGGGGATGGAGGTTCTGGTTTAGTACTGTCGGTAACGGCGTGGAACGACTGGAGCGAAGTCCGCTGGTGGGTGCTTGTTGGTACGCTGTTGGGTCCTGAGGCAACACGGTGTGTTGTTTCTGGGTGTGGTGTTTGAGAATTGCAGAGTGGATGCGAGCATCTTTGTGGTCAAGTTGTTAAGGGCACATGGTGGATGTCTTGGCATCAGGAGCCGATGAAGGACGTGGGAGGCTGCGATAAGCCTCGGGGAGCTGTCAACCGAGCTGTGATCCGAGGGTGTCCGAATGGGGAAACCCAGCACCTGTTATGAGGTGTTACCCGTACCTGAATATATAGGGTACGTGGGGGGAACGCGGGGAAGTGAAACATCTCAGTACCCGTAGGAAGAGAAAACACTAGTGATTCCGTGAGTAGTGGCGAGCGAAAGCGGAGGAGGCTAAACCGTGCGCATGTGATACCTGTCAGGGGTTGTGTGTGCGGGGTTGTGGGACCTGCCTTCCAGGAGCTGACACTCCTGGCACGATGCTGCATGGCTAGTGGAACCGCCTGGGATGGTGGACCGGAGTGGGTGAGAGTCCCGTACGCGAAAGCTGTGTTGGTGTGGTGTGGTGGTGTTCCCGAGTAGCAGCGAGCTCGTGGAATTTGCTGTGAATCTGCCGGGACCACTCGGTAAGCCTAAATACTTCCTGGTGACCGATAGCGGACGAGTACCGTGAGGGAAAGATGAAAAGTACCCCGGGAGGGGAGTGAAAGAGTACCTGAAACCGTGTGCCTACAAGCCGTCAGGGCCATCTTTGTGATGGTGATGGCGTGCCTTTTGAAGAATGAGCCTGCGAGTTAGTGCTGCGTGGCGAGGTTAACCCGTGTGGGGTAGCCGTAGCGAAAGCGAGTCTGAATAGGGCGTGTGAGTCGCGTGGTCTAGACCCGAAGCGGAGTGATCTACCCATGGCCAGGCTGAAGCGAGGGTAAGACCTCGTGGAGGGCCGAACCCACCAGGGTTGAAAACCTGGGGGATGAGTTGTGGGTAGGGGTGAAAGGCCAATCAAACTCCGTGATAGCTGGTTCTCCCCGAAATGCATTTAGGTGCAGCGTCGCATGTTTCGTGGTGGGGGTAGAGCTACTGGATGGCCTAGGGGCCTTACCGGGTTACCGAAGTCAACCAAACTCCGAATACCATCACGTGAGAGTGCGGCAGTGAGACGGCGGGGGATAAGCTTCGTCGTCGAGAGGGAAACAGCCCAGAACACCGGCTAAGGCCCCTAAGTGTGTGCTTAGTGGGAAAGGATGTGGGGTCGCTGAGACAACCAGGAGGTTGGCTTAGAAGCAGCCACCCTTGAAAGAGTGCGTAATAGCTCACTGGTCAAGTGGTCCTGCGCCGATAATGTAGCGGGGCTGAAGTACACCGCCGAAGCCGTGTCAATAACACATTACATCGGTTTTCATCTTCGGGTGATTATCTAGTGGTGTTGTTGGGTAGGGGAGCGTCCTGCATCCAGGGAAGCGGCCGTGGAAGCGAGTCGTGGAGGGTGTGGGAGTGAGAATGCAGGCATGAGTAGCGAATGCAGAGTGAGAAACTCTGCCGCCGGATGACCAAGGGTTCCTGGGTCAAGTTAATCTGCCCAGGGTAAGTCGGGACCTAAGGCGAGGCCGACAGGCGTAGTCGATGGACAACGGGTTGATATTCCCGTACCCGCGTATGTTCGCCCATGATGAGGCGCATGATACTAACCGCCCTGAACTGTGAGGCTCTTCGGAGTTGATCGGGGACGCGCGGGACCTGAGTGTGTAGTAGTCAAGCGATGGGGTGACGCAGGAAGGTAGCTCCGCCAGTGAGTGGTTGTACTGGTGTAAGCGTGTAGCCTGGGACATAGGCAAATCCGTGTCCCGTTGAGGGTGAGACGTGATGCGTAGCCGTTGAGGCGAAGTAGGGTGATCCTCTGCTGCCGAGAAAAGCCTCTAGCGAGAACATGTGCGGCCCGTACCCCAAACCGACACAGGTGGTCAGGTAGAGAATACTAAGGCGGTCGGGTGAACTGTGGTTAAGGAACTCGGCAAAATGCCCCCGTAACTTCGGGAGAAGGGGGGCCAAAGCACTTGAAGCCCTTTGCGGGCTAGGGTGAGTTGGCCGCAGAGACCAGCGGAAAGCGACTGTTTACTAAAAACACAGGTCCATGCGAAGTCGTAAGACGAGGTATATGGACTGACGCCTGCCCGGTGCTGGAACGTTAAGAGGACCGGTTAGCTCCCT carries:
- the deoC gene encoding deoxyribose-phosphate aldolase — its product is MSAPTLPAALADATRDDASLRRFLHGLPGVDQVGVEARATALATRSIKKSSKLWAIDTAISMVDLTTLEGADTHGKVRALTAKARRPDPERPDTPQVAAVCVYPDLVATAVDGLKGTGIGVASVATAFPSGRSSRQVKLADVALAVESGATEVDMVIDRGAFLEGRYGEVFEDIQAVKAACGDAHLKVILETGELVTYDNVRRASWLALLAGGDFIKTSTGKVSPAATLPVTHVMLQAVRDWFTTTGELRGVKPAGGIRTTKDAIKYLVAVHEVAGEQWLTPELFRFGASSLLNDLLLQRRTQHDGHYSGPDYVAVD
- a CDS encoding TetR/AcrR family transcriptional regulator, with protein sequence MPRPRTHDEALRLKLLDRAGELLSADGPKALSLRKLAADVGTSTTAVYSLFGGKPELVNAVYLEGFRRFGARLRGISRSGDPVEDFVRLGLAYRESALADPHLYSIMFTKALPGFEPGAEATRTARDSLAPLVDTVRAAISAGVFRAVAPEVIAVSAWGIVHGLVSLELNGNLPRDLDVVASYEAALRAHADGWRLTQVRE
- a CDS encoding MerR family transcriptional regulator; the encoded protein is MSYSIAEAARRSGLSIDTLRYYERIKLLDPPARDTAGRRAYSDADLAWLEFLTKLRTTGMPIKMMREYAQLRAAGDASAGRRRAILLEQRRSVAERIAELQACMDVLNYKIENYDRICARVPGAVSVVREEISA
- a CDS encoding flavodoxin family protein translates to MPTLLIVHHTPSPNLQAMFEAVVAGATTDEIEGVTVVRRAALAATATDVLDADGYLLGTTANLGYMSGALKHFFDQVYYPCLDSTRGRPFGCYVHGGSDVSGTVRGIESITTGLGWEKAAEIVTVTGEPSKADLERCWELGATVAAGLME
- a CDS encoding aldo/keto reductase, with the translated sequence MIGTRKLGELEVGAQGLGCMGMSQAYGVRGDDAESIATIHRALELGVTLLDTADVYGAGANEELVGRAIAGKRDQVVLATKFGIVLGAEGQQVRGDAAYVRQCAEDSLRRLGVDHIDLYYQHRVDPAVPVEETWGALSELVAEGKVRHLGISEASAETIRRAHAVHPVTALQSEWSLWTRGIEDEVVPACRELGIGIVPFSPLGRGFLTGSITKVDELPSDDMRRNLPRFAEGNLDRNLRIVEALRKLAAEKGVTAGQLALAWVQSRGVDVVPIPGTKRRKYLEENVAAAALELSEADIRSIEAAVPAEAVAGERYPAALARNVGK
- a CDS encoding DUF1707 SHOCT-like domain-containing protein; translation: MRASDADRERVAQILHNALAEGRITVQELEERLDTVYAAKTLAELEPPVADLPGVSSAAVQPAAPRALTPDDRIGGVPGSKASVAVMSGVTRKGPWTVPPEHTSVAFWGGVEMDLRSARFSERHTTITAVAIMGGIDIVVPDDIIVEVTGVGFMGAFESQDRGGASTQPPPPGAPVVKVTGLAFWGAVTVVRKPRKSQTPQLDSGG
- a CDS encoding aldehyde dehydrogenase family protein; the protein is MPVFEYAPAPESRDLANLKPSYRPFIDGEFVDGGGEPLKTVNPATEEVLAEVSTASAADIDTAVKAARKAFEKTWGPMPGSERAKYLFRIARLIQERSRELAVLETLDNGKPIKESRDSDLPLVAAHFFYHAGWADKLDYAGYGPDPKPLGVAGQIIPWNFPLLMLAWKIAPALATGNTVVLKPAETTPLTALVFGEICQQAGLPPGVVNILPGAGDVGARLVGHPGIDKIAFTGSTEVGKLIQRQVAGTPKRLTLELGGKAANVVFDDAPLDQAVEGIVNGIFFNQGHVCCAGSRLLAQESVAEELLDKLRHRISTLRLGDPLDKNTDVGAINSAEQLTRIRELADSGEAEGAQRWTSPCPVPDRGFFFAPTVFSGVHQSMRIAREEIFGPVLSVLTFRTPDEAVAKANNTPYGLSAGIWSEKGSRILWTANRLRAGVVWANTFNRFDPAAPFGGYQESGFGREGGRTGLEGYLSV
- the upp gene encoding uracil phosphoribosyltransferase, producing the protein MDVLVVDHPLAKARLSTMRDARTDSAAFRAALHELTVMLIYEATREAPVRTERIHTPVARTDAYRLANPPLLVPVLRAGLGMADQAHKLIPEAQMGFVGLARDEETLQPTPYMESLPDDLSDRPVFVLDPMLATGGSMEYTIRLLTGRGATDVTAICALAAPEGIKHLQDSGLPVRVVTASVDERLNDSGFIVPGLGDAGDRQYGAR